One genomic region from Sphingobacterium sp. UGAL515B_05 encodes:
- a CDS encoding glycosyltransferase family 2 protein, with product MNKISAITVTYNPDIKVLERQIFSIIGQVENIILVDNGSFNIDEIQSLLASIKIQGSLRILTHFNTANVGLAAAQNQGIALSKNIGDTHFLLLDQDSILESSFVTNLLASEAGLIASGIKVGVVGASYYNKKTGENYPITRYWGPFIERVIPSSEAVEATFVIASGSLISHKVIDEVGNMDERLFIDYIDVEWAFRAKSKGYTIYASPLAKMEHNIGDSRTSVFGRKISVHSPLRRYYLYRNSIFMLRNKSIDSGYKLREITFNFMRFVVFMCLSKEKLKYLKYSFFGIIDGIRGRVGKCPYSW from the coding sequence ATGAATAAAATTAGTGCTATTACAGTTACCTATAATCCTGATATTAAAGTGCTTGAAAGACAAATTTTTTCTATTATTGGCCAGGTTGAGAATATCATATTGGTTGATAATGGTTCTTTTAATATTGACGAGATACAATCTTTGTTAGCTTCGATAAAAATACAAGGCTCTTTACGCATATTGACTCACTTCAATACAGCGAATGTTGGTCTGGCTGCAGCTCAGAATCAAGGAATAGCACTATCTAAAAATATCGGAGATACACATTTCTTATTACTGGATCAAGATTCAATTCTAGAATCTAGTTTTGTTACTAATCTACTTGCTTCGGAAGCCGGTTTAATTGCGTCCGGTATTAAAGTTGGTGTTGTTGGAGCAAGTTATTATAATAAAAAAACTGGTGAGAATTATCCAATAACAAGATATTGGGGACCATTTATTGAACGGGTAATTCCTTCTTCGGAGGCTGTAGAAGCTACATTTGTAATTGCATCGGGAAGTCTAATTTCGCATAAAGTTATTGATGAGGTTGGTAATATGGATGAAAGATTATTTATCGATTATATTGATGTTGAATGGGCTTTTAGGGCAAAGTCAAAGGGGTATACAATATATGCTTCACCTTTAGCAAAGATGGAGCATAATATAGGGGATAGTCGTACATCTGTATTTGGGAGGAAAATATCGGTTCATAGTCCATTGCGAAGATATTATCTTTACAGAAATAGTATTTTTATGCTTAGAAATAAATCTATCGATTCTGGTTACAAGTTACGTGAGATTACATTTAATTTTATGCGGTTTGTGGTTTTTATGTGTTTGTCTAAAGAAAAACTAAAATATCTTAAATATAGCTTTTTCGGAATTATTGATGGAATAAGAGGACGGGTTGGCAAATGCCCCTATTCTTGGTAG
- the wecB gene encoding non-hydrolyzing UDP-N-acetylglucosamine 2-epimerase — protein sequence MKKNLIIFGTRPEAIKMAPLVKAFKSDPTFETKVCVTAQHREMLDQVLDFFDIKPDFDLNLMSPGQNLYNLTADIILGLKDILKEFNPDYVYVHGDTTTTMASSIAAFYSGAKVCHVEAGLRTNNRRSPFPEEINRQVAGRICDYHFAPTEISKRNLLLENISESNILVTGNTVIDALVDSVDRVRNLDNEEINFLKRIVDRSKRLILVTGHRRENHGEGFINICAALKEIALQNPDIQLVYPVHLNPNVKRPVYDVLSCVDNVYLIDPLSYPAFVWLMNESYLIITDSGGVQEEAPSLGKPVLVMRDTTERPEAVAAGTVILVGTDKIKIIENTNNLLSNKVLYNKMSELHNPYGDGKAATHIINFIKNLN from the coding sequence ATGAAGAAAAACCTAATTATATTCGGTACACGGCCTGAAGCCATTAAGATGGCACCACTTGTAAAAGCATTCAAATCAGATCCAACATTTGAGACTAAGGTTTGTGTCACCGCGCAGCATCGTGAAATGCTCGATCAAGTACTAGATTTTTTTGATATAAAGCCTGATTTCGATTTAAATCTAATGAGCCCTGGTCAAAACCTTTATAATTTAACCGCAGATATTATTTTAGGATTAAAAGATATTTTGAAGGAATTCAATCCTGACTATGTATATGTTCATGGCGATACAACTACAACCATGGCATCATCAATAGCTGCTTTTTATTCTGGGGCGAAAGTTTGTCATGTGGAAGCTGGACTGCGGACCAACAATAGACGCTCCCCATTTCCTGAGGAAATCAATAGGCAGGTAGCAGGACGAATCTGTGATTATCATTTTGCCCCTACTGAGATATCCAAAAGAAATTTATTGTTAGAGAATATTTCAGAATCTAATATTTTGGTTACTGGAAATACAGTGATTGATGCGCTTGTTGATAGTGTTGACCGTGTTAGGAACTTAGATAATGAAGAGATAAACTTTCTTAAAAGAATTGTAGACCGTTCAAAAAGATTAATTCTGGTTACTGGGCATCGTCGTGAGAATCACGGAGAGGGGTTTATAAATATTTGTGCAGCATTAAAGGAAATTGCATTGCAGAACCCCGATATTCAGTTAGTATATCCTGTTCATTTAAATCCAAATGTTAAAAGACCAGTATATGATGTGCTTTCCTGTGTTGATAATGTTTATTTAATTGATCCCCTTTCATACCCAGCATTTGTTTGGTTGATGAATGAGTCTTACTTAATAATTACTGATTCAGGTGGGGTACAAGAAGAGGCGCCGAGCCTAGGTAAGCCAGTATTAGTTATGCGTGATACAACCGAACGCCCTGAAGCCGTAGCCGCTGGAACTGTTATCCTAGTTGGAACCGACAAGATCAAAATAATAGAGAATACGAATAATTTATTGAGTAATAAAGTACTTTATAATAAGATGAGTGAATTACATAATCCATATGGTGATGGGAAAGCGGCAACTCATATTATTAATTTTATTAAGAATCTTAATTAA
- a CDS encoding lipopolysaccharide biosynthesis protein, whose amino-acid sequence MSETKNKREVTPKELILKIGEWLEYLKSKWLFLLIISAIGGVGGFFYSKLKKNIYTATTTFVLESTEQASGIGQYAGMAALVGIDLGGKGEGIFQGDNLMELYKSQKMIKEALLKSSEKDSSKLLIIPYLKLKKLKNGDEDKTLIFYNKGKLNDKLLRIRDSILNDAVEDINKNILKVEKLDKKLSIFKVDVMSQDENFSKAFNETLVQVVNEFYINTKTKKSLDNVKILQLKTDSVRALMNGNIIESAYAIDATPNLNPTRQAQRLVPTQRSQFSAETNKAILAQLVQNLEMSKMALMKETPLIQVVDEPVFPLKKTTLGRTKGIILGAIVSFIFTALCLICVRVFNKIML is encoded by the coding sequence ATGAGCGAAACGAAAAATAAGCGAGAAGTAACGCCAAAGGAACTGATTTTAAAAATCGGAGAATGGTTGGAATATTTGAAATCAAAATGGCTCTTTCTTTTGATAATAAGTGCTATTGGTGGAGTTGGAGGCTTTTTTTATTCTAAACTTAAAAAGAATATTTATACAGCTACGACTACATTTGTATTAGAATCGACGGAACAAGCTAGTGGTATTGGACAATATGCAGGTATGGCGGCTTTGGTTGGAATAGACTTGGGAGGAAAAGGAGAGGGCATATTTCAAGGAGATAATCTTATGGAACTTTATAAATCACAAAAAATGATTAAAGAGGCTCTTTTGAAATCATCTGAAAAAGATAGTTCTAAGCTATTGATAATACCCTATCTAAAGCTAAAAAAGTTAAAAAATGGTGACGAGGATAAAACATTAATTTTTTATAATAAAGGTAAGCTTAATGATAAATTGTTAAGGATTAGAGATAGTATTTTAAATGATGCTGTAGAGGATATAAATAAAAATATTCTAAAAGTTGAGAAGCTTGATAAAAAGTTATCGATCTTCAAAGTTGATGTTATGTCACAAGATGAGAATTTCTCAAAAGCATTTAATGAAACTTTGGTTCAGGTTGTAAATGAGTTTTATATAAATACTAAAACCAAAAAATCTTTGGATAATGTTAAGATCTTACAGCTAAAAACAGATTCAGTACGGGCGTTAATGAATGGTAATATTATTGAATCCGCCTATGCAATCGATGCCACACCGAATCTTAATCCTACTCGACAAGCACAGCGATTAGTTCCAACCCAACGTTCCCAGTTCTCGGCAGAAACAAATAAAGCTATCTTGGCGCAATTAGTTCAAAATTTAGAAATGTCTAAAATGGCATTAATGAAGGAGACCCCGCTGATACAAGTTGTTGATGAGCCAGTTTTTCCTTTGAAAAAGACTACCTTGGGTAGAACTAAAGGTATAATTCTTGGAGCAATAGTTTCCTTTATTTTTACAGCACTATGCCTCATTTGTGTCAGGGTATTTAATAAGATTATGTTATAA
- a CDS encoding oligosaccharide flippase family protein, with product MRIKDKLTGALSSELNKRIFSHSFWILAGNVLSKSVLLLATILMTRFLGKEEYGYFGIIKSTILTFVMFTGLELGLTATKYISQYKDIDKTKVEKIVGLSNLSALIISVLISILIFVFADDIALEINAEVLSKEIRISSFILFFSSLNGIQNGILAGLEQFKKASINNVVAGIISSLALIFSSKYYSLEAVVVAFGSNFVILFLLNYITLKKVFYSKFRVNLFERQNFDEFSVLWKFSLPAILAGLVVGPVVWFCNYLLVNQLKGYEQMANFDIANQWRNTVLFIPSALAQIVLPLLASSAHSKSEYNLIFEKNLKINIYLSILLVIVFVFASPLIIHFYGRQYDDALMPMIVMFITTGFVAVNNVVGQAIASQGKMWLGFMFNLIWGLVLIVSAYLFILVLKQGAWGLSIAYLISYIVHTILQFFFIKRYIKL from the coding sequence ATGAGAATAAAAGATAAACTTACCGGTGCATTGTCATCTGAATTAAATAAACGAATATTTAGTCATAGTTTTTGGATCCTTGCGGGCAATGTATTGTCGAAATCAGTTTTATTACTCGCAACGATTTTGATGACTCGTTTTTTGGGAAAGGAGGAATATGGGTATTTTGGGATAATAAAATCAACAATACTTACTTTTGTTATGTTTACCGGTCTAGAATTAGGTTTAACGGCAACCAAATATATTTCTCAGTATAAAGATATTGATAAGACAAAAGTAGAGAAAATAGTCGGCTTGTCTAATCTATCTGCATTGATTATTAGTGTTTTAATTTCAATATTAATATTTGTTTTTGCAGACGACATTGCCTTAGAAATTAATGCCGAAGTGCTTTCCAAAGAAATTAGAATTAGCTCATTTATTTTGTTTTTCTCTTCTTTGAATGGGATCCAAAATGGAATTCTCGCTGGACTAGAACAATTCAAAAAGGCATCAATTAATAACGTGGTTGCCGGAATTATTTCCTCCTTAGCGTTAATCTTTTCTTCAAAGTATTATAGTTTGGAAGCAGTAGTGGTTGCATTTGGATCCAATTTCGTCATTCTCTTTCTGTTAAATTATATTACATTAAAAAAGGTGTTTTATTCAAAATTTAGAGTTAATCTATTTGAAAGACAAAACTTCGATGAATTTTCCGTTTTGTGGAAGTTCAGCCTCCCAGCAATTTTGGCTGGTCTGGTAGTTGGTCCTGTGGTGTGGTTTTGTAATTATTTGCTTGTGAATCAATTAAAAGGATATGAGCAGATGGCTAATTTTGATATAGCAAATCAATGGCGGAATACGGTATTATTTATACCTTCTGCGTTAGCTCAAATTGTATTGCCATTGTTGGCCTCGAGTGCTCACAGTAAATCTGAGTATAATCTTATTTTCGAGAAAAATCTTAAAATAAATATATATCTAAGTATATTGCTAGTAATAGTTTTCGTTTTTGCATCTCCTTTAATTATTCATTTTTATGGGAGGCAATATGATGATGCGCTAATGCCAATGATTGTAATGTTTATAACGACAGGATTTGTAGCGGTTAATAATGTTGTAGGCCAAGCAATAGCCAGTCAAGGAAAAATGTGGTTGGGTTTTATGTTTAATCTAATCTGGGGATTAGTTTTGATTGTTTCTGCCTATTTATTTATTCTAGTACTTAAACAAGGGGCATGGGGTCTTAGTATAGCCTATCTGATCAGCTATATTGTCCACACTATACTTCAATTTTTTTTTATAAAACGATATATTAAACTTTGA
- a CDS encoding DNA-binding response regulator translates to MSLKVLIVEDEMIIARFIEYQLHSLYSGLELHIALTVDEADQYMAQNSPDLILCDIQLNDRLDGIELMEKYAATKLFSLIFITSYQSKSSIDRAAALNPENYIIKPLGENRLYAGTHLVIQRLQQQRDKNQTVEKLKALTPAELNILKLIALRHTTKYIAESLFLSPYTIKNTRHRICRKLDLQEENNALLSWAIEHQHLLKF, encoded by the coding sequence ATGAGCCTAAAAGTTTTAATTGTAGAAGACGAAATGATTATCGCCCGATTTATCGAATATCAACTTCATTCCCTTTATTCAGGATTGGAATTGCATATTGCGCTCACGGTTGACGAGGCAGATCAATACATGGCGCAAAACTCACCAGATCTAATACTCTGTGATATTCAGCTCAATGATCGACTAGATGGCATTGAGTTAATGGAAAAATATGCCGCAACCAAACTTTTTAGCCTTATTTTTATTACTTCGTATCAATCGAAAAGCAGCATAGACCGCGCAGCAGCACTAAATCCTGAAAATTACATTATTAAACCGTTGGGAGAAAATCGGCTCTATGCTGGCACACACTTGGTTATCCAGCGCCTACAACAACAAAGGGATAAAAACCAAACGGTGGAAAAATTAAAAGCATTGACTCCGGCAGAGTTAAATATCCTTAAGCTGATAGCCCTCCGACATACGACTAAATATATTGCCGAATCACTATTCCTCAGTCCCTACACCATCAAAAACACCAGGCACCGCATCTGCCGGAAGCTTGACCTCCAGGAAGAAAACAATGCGCTCTTATCCTGGGCTATCGAACATCAACATTTGCTGAAATTCTAA
- a CDS encoding 3'-5' exonuclease, which translates to MQSGLSFTAIDFETATANQNSACAVGLVVVEQGVIVEEFYSLIQPPQNQYMWQTTRVHGIRPRDTAQSPTFKDLFPQIYPLINNRIMVAHNELFDRGVLRKTMHYYNLPYEHLGLQEKWECTFKIYQGKGFKPARLNACCEVLGIELNHHEALSDARACAQLYLKHENVASLV; encoded by the coding sequence ATGCAATCAGGATTAAGTTTTACAGCAATAGATTTCGAAACAGCTACAGCGAATCAAAATTCAGCCTGCGCTGTAGGTTTGGTTGTTGTAGAGCAGGGAGTTATTGTTGAAGAATTTTATTCATTGATACAGCCTCCTCAAAATCAGTACATGTGGCAGACCACACGGGTGCATGGTATCAGACCCAGGGATACTGCGCAATCTCCTACCTTCAAAGACTTATTTCCACAGATTTATCCGCTTATCAATAATCGAATTATGGTCGCGCATAACGAGTTGTTCGATCGTGGAGTGCTTCGCAAAACCATGCATTATTACAATCTGCCTTACGAACACCTTGGTTTGCAGGAAAAATGGGAGTGCACCTTTAAAATATATCAGGGCAAGGGCTTTAAACCTGCCCGTTTGAATGCATGCTGTGAAGTACTTGGTATTGAACTTAACCACCATGAAGCCCTTTCTGATGCTAGAGCCTGTGCGCAATTATATCTCAAACATGAAAATGTTGCATCACTCGTGTAA
- a CDS encoding mannose-1-phosphate guanylyltransferase gives MSNIIHVILTGGVGSRLWPLSRKSYPKQYLDLFKDGSLFEMTVKRNQSLCGQVIVVGNCDNHSLSREVMENNKIDYIDIVEATPRNTAAAIAFAAFAAQPDDILIVTPSDHVIVGEEAYAEAIKAGIEKANKGYIVTFGIQPTRPETGYGYIEYKDDKVLSFREKPNQDTAEDFIERGNFLWNSGMFCFRADTFLAELQTFEPKVYATAFNAWQHRKDGELDLALSKEIPSISIDYAVMERSKKIRVVATSFQWSDLGSFESMYDYLKQTGHPVDENGNMVIGTDIYTAFVGMRDSILVHTKDAILVLQKEKSQDVKKIYNTLERHQSKLID, from the coding sequence ATGAGCAATATTATACATGTTATTTTAACAGGTGGAGTAGGTAGCCGTTTGTGGCCGCTTTCACGTAAAAGCTATCCCAAGCAATACCTTGATTTATTTAAGGATGGCTCATTGTTTGAAATGACCGTTAAACGTAATCAATCCCTTTGCGGACAAGTGATTGTTGTAGGTAACTGTGATAATCATAGTTTGAGCCGTGAAGTCATGGAAAACAATAAGATAGACTATATTGACATTGTCGAGGCTACACCCCGTAATACAGCTGCTGCTATTGCTTTCGCTGCCTTTGCAGCACAGCCGGATGATATTTTGATCGTCACACCTTCCGATCATGTGATTGTTGGGGAGGAGGCTTATGCCGAAGCAATCAAAGCTGGGATAGAAAAGGCTAATAAAGGTTATATTGTTACGTTTGGTATTCAGCCGACACGTCCTGAAACAGGGTATGGCTATATCGAATATAAGGATGATAAAGTTTTGTCTTTCCGCGAGAAGCCGAATCAAGATACGGCCGAGGATTTTATTGAACGCGGCAATTTCTTATGGAATTCTGGGATGTTCTGTTTTCGAGCGGATACGTTTCTGGCCGAGTTACAGACCTTTGAACCAAAAGTGTATGCAACAGCATTCAACGCATGGCAGCATCGCAAGGATGGTGAGCTGGATTTGGCCTTATCTAAAGAGATTCCATCAATCTCCATTGATTATGCGGTGATGGAGCGCTCCAAGAAAATTCGTGTTGTCGCCACCAGTTTTCAATGGTCCGATCTCGGTTCCTTTGAGTCGATGTATGATTATTTGAAACAGACGGGTCATCCGGTTGATGAGAATGGCAATATGGTTATCGGTACTGATATCTATACGGCATTTGTGGGGATGCGCGATAGTATTCTTGTACATACAAAAGATGCGATACTGGTATTACAAAAAGAGAAATCCCAGGATGTCAAGAAAATTTATAATACATTGGAACGTCATCAGTCCAAACTGATCGACTAA
- a CDS encoding adenylyltransferase/cytidyltransferase family protein: protein MKIGITFGVFDLLHAGHIMMLEEAKRNCDYLIVGLNTDPSEVFPEKAKPTQTIVERYVQLEGCRYVDEIIPYETEQDLIDMIKALPIHIRIIGEEYRDKDFSGRSYCVEENIEIYYNKRTHRFSSAGLRKVVADKEAEKH from the coding sequence ATGAAAATTGGAATTACCTTTGGCGTGTTCGATTTATTACACGCTGGCCATATTATGATGCTTGAAGAAGCAAAAAGAAATTGTGATTACCTGATTGTTGGTTTAAATACAGATCCTTCAGAGGTATTTCCTGAGAAAGCTAAACCGACGCAAACAATTGTCGAGCGGTATGTACAATTGGAAGGTTGTCGTTATGTCGATGAAATTATCCCCTATGAGACGGAGCAAGACTTGATTGATATGATCAAAGCACTTCCTATTCATATCCGTATTATTGGCGAGGAATATCGTGACAAAGATTTTTCGGGGCGTTCATATTGTGTGGAAGAAAATATAGAGATCTATTATAACAAACGTACACATCGTTTTTCAAGTGCAGGATTACGAAAGGTTGTCGCTGATAAAGAGGCGGAGAAACATTAA
- a CDS encoding adenylyltransferase/cytidyltransferase family protein — translation MIKIPEKGMRIGITFSAFDLLHAGHIKMLEDAKRQCDYLICGLQTDPTIDRPEKNKPVQTVVERYIQLKGCKYVDQIVPYATEQDLEDILRSFNIDVRIVGDEYREKSFTGRTYCEEKGIELYFNSRDHRFSSSGLRRIVADANSQDGTALEIV, via the coding sequence ATGATAAAAATTCCAGAAAAAGGAATGCGAATTGGTATTACTTTCAGTGCATTCGACCTACTGCATGCTGGGCATATTAAAATGTTGGAAGATGCAAAAAGACAATGTGACTATTTGATCTGTGGCCTGCAGACAGATCCAACTATTGACCGTCCTGAAAAAAATAAACCTGTTCAGACTGTTGTAGAACGTTATATACAGCTCAAGGGCTGTAAATATGTCGATCAGATCGTTCCTTATGCAACTGAGCAAGATTTAGAAGATATCTTACGCTCATTCAATATTGATGTGCGAATTGTTGGCGATGAATACCGCGAGAAAAGCTTTACTGGAAGAACCTATTGTGAGGAAAAAGGTATTGAGCTCTATTTCAATAGCAGGGACCACCGCTTCTCAAGCTCGGGCTTGCGGAGAATTGTTGCAGACGCCAATTCACAAGATGGAACGGCTCTAGAAATAGTCTAA
- a CDS encoding glycosyltransferase, translating into MKMVFIITDYGGFNNFLGELSVELCRKSIDVSVICSSDKVINIDDKYNYRNEGVKFFFVDFPRGFNILKHISISNKIKKILKEISPSFVFIHFTTGMFTATFTGRLQYHTAGMFHGLGYPAVSGIFKHWMYKFIEKRCVRRIDDVWVLNQSDKDALKLEFPNRDINLLSTAGLGCDLERFDPDRFSAEMKGEIRASLNISNQDMVISFTGRFVFFKGFGKLVAAILKLTEEDKYKNIKLLLIGGEDPAHGTGLSKEETIKMEGCKNIINLGFRSDVEKFLSITDLFVFPSEKEGMPVCIIEALAMGIPVITANSRGCNDLVFNDLNGVVLRENNSESIAVAIRRLIDDQEFYKSIKTNILRNRYMLDRKNYLENQVNYIIEK; encoded by the coding sequence ATGAAAATGGTATTTATAATCACAGATTATGGTGGTTTTAACAATTTTTTAGGGGAGTTATCAGTCGAATTGTGTCGTAAATCCATTGATGTAAGTGTAATTTGTTCATCTGATAAAGTGATTAATATAGATGATAAGTATAATTATCGAAATGAGGGGGTTAAGTTCTTTTTTGTAGATTTTCCTAGGGGATTCAATATTTTAAAACATATTTCGATATCTAATAAAATTAAAAAGATATTGAAAGAAATATCACCTTCTTTTGTCTTTATTCATTTTACGACTGGTATGTTCACTGCAACATTCACAGGGCGACTTCAGTATCATACGGCTGGGATGTTTCATGGACTTGGCTACCCTGCGGTGAGTGGTATTTTTAAGCATTGGATGTATAAGTTCATTGAGAAAAGATGTGTTCGTCGTATAGACGATGTTTGGGTTTTAAATCAATCGGATAAGGATGCGCTTAAACTAGAATTTCCAAATAGAGATATTAACCTCTTATCGACAGCGGGGTTAGGGTGCGATCTAGAAAGATTTGATCCAGATAGATTTTCCGCAGAAATGAAAGGTGAAATCCGTGCCTCCTTGAATATTTCTAATCAGGATATGGTGATCTCGTTTACAGGCCGGTTTGTTTTTTTTAAAGGATTCGGTAAACTTGTCGCGGCCATCTTAAAGTTAACTGAGGAAGATAAATATAAAAACATTAAGCTGTTGTTGATAGGTGGTGAGGACCCAGCTCATGGTACAGGTTTGTCTAAAGAGGAGACAATAAAAATGGAAGGGTGCAAAAATATCATCAATCTAGGATTTAGAAGTGATGTTGAAAAATTTTTAAGTATTACTGATTTATTTGTTTTCCCGAGTGAAAAAGAGGGGATGCCTGTTTGTATAATAGAAGCGCTAGCAATGGGCATTCCAGTTATTACAGCAAATTCTAGGGGTTGTAACGATCTTGTTTTTAATGACTTAAATGGAGTTGTTCTTAGGGAAAATAATTCAGAAAGCATAGCCGTTGCAATACGCAGATTGATTGATGATCAAGAGTTTTATAAGTCAATTAAGACAAATATCTTGAGAAATCGTTATATGCTAGATCGTAAGAATTATCTGGAGAATCAGGTGAATTATATTATCGAGAAATAG